A section of the candidate division WOR-3 bacterium genome encodes:
- a CDS encoding M1 family metallopeptidase encodes MFFVTVFLLSGLGSSWGLPQNFEGKSRPDFQYPSDSVITHSYDVLHYDIDFSIESQFDSIEGNTTITSRAEQNIDSIDIHFGMNMFVDSILVNGDGASYLRIADTIYVNAPTTIFMGDTFTVQTFYAGKPSAGFFHGHGGFFTLSQVEEAAKKWFPCYEWCWDKADDGVTMHVEVPDSIYAVCNGLLTSIDTLSGDRLRFNWDHNHPIAAYLIAVSAYDYTMLVRLHNGYNIVYYALPGYVTQAQAMLDTLEIILSVYDTLIDTYPFADEKMGNYQISLPSGAYWCMEHQTCVLYSPWGFTNTNVHSHETGHMWWGDEVTCISYAQMFLNEGTTSYYESFPLLEIYGIQGFLNNIISQRESGLNYDDNYHYPIINSPDPFGTNVYDKGAWFHHMLRHLMGDTLYFPAMREYYQTYRGKNASVSELMSVMENFYGDSLGWFFHQWLEETDYPLLQAGWKHIGGDLYIFVFQVQTSGPSVFRIPIEFGIWEDDSMTVAGPYWMADSSNLEVVLTVKKPDSVTIDPLVKLYHRIYGIIPSNGVLLVDDDGTGNSQAQYLTAFNDLNISVLNWNVSQEGLPSDTLLYVTKAVFWVTGTRDNPLTSDRREKIRFALENGIPVAIFSPKTPSQLQGTAFLSDTLGFTYSGGTTSDTLFQGVTGDPIGKGWRWFNIPTHNSATLSPVAGSGTGCIHWNTGNFGVVRSDNFQSVFSSIDLQYIYNMQGYSTKMLLIANILNYFGIATPVAVEEIAETPVRISTTAIDVRYLPGTGIFLHAASPVRTDLSVYDITGREVMSWNFEGELEVRWTGLSNDGAVLPFGRYFAVLKEGGVQKQIIFLQ; translated from the coding sequence ACATGTTCGTTGACAGCATCCTCGTAAACGGAGACGGCGCGTCTTATTTAAGAATAGCGGACACTATATACGTAAACGCTCCTACGACAATATTCATGGGTGACACTTTTACCGTTCAAACTTTTTACGCGGGAAAACCTTCCGCCGGTTTTTTTCACGGACACGGCGGTTTTTTCACACTTTCACAGGTCGAAGAAGCGGCAAAAAAATGGTTTCCCTGCTACGAATGGTGCTGGGATAAAGCGGATGACGGAGTTACGATGCATGTCGAAGTCCCCGACAGCATATACGCGGTCTGCAACGGTCTTTTGACCTCCATAGACACTCTATCCGGTGACCGGCTCAGGTTCAACTGGGACCACAACCACCCCATAGCCGCTTACCTTATCGCTGTCTCGGCTTATGATTACACAATGCTGGTAAGACTTCACAACGGCTACAACATAGTCTATTACGCACTGCCGGGATATGTGACTCAGGCACAGGCGATGCTCGATACGCTTGAAATTATTCTTTCTGTATATGACACGCTGATAGACACATATCCTTTCGCGGACGAAAAAATGGGAAATTACCAGATATCACTGCCTTCAGGAGCATACTGGTGCATGGAACACCAGACCTGCGTCCTCTACAGCCCATGGGGCTTTACAAACACGAACGTCCATTCGCACGAGACCGGACACATGTGGTGGGGAGACGAAGTCACCTGCATTAGCTACGCCCAGATGTTTTTGAATGAAGGGACAACTTCCTACTACGAAAGTTTTCCCCTTCTTGAAATATACGGAATTCAGGGATTTCTGAACAACATAATCTCCCAGAGGGAATCAGGATTAAACTATGACGACAATTATCATTACCCAATTATAAACAGCCCCGACCCTTTCGGGACAAACGTCTATGACAAAGGCGCGTGGTTTCACCACATGTTGAGGCACCTGATGGGTGATACACTCTATTTTCCCGCCATGAGGGAGTACTACCAGACCTACCGAGGCAAAAACGCCTCCGTCTCGGAGCTCATGTCCGTGATGGAAAATTTTTACGGGGATTCTCTTGGGTGGTTTTTTCATCAGTGGCTGGAGGAGACAGATTACCCTCTTTTACAGGCGGGTTGGAAACACATCGGGGGTGACCTCTACATATTTGTCTTTCAGGTTCAGACCAGCGGACCTTCTGTATTCAGAATACCAATTGAATTCGGAATATGGGAGGATGACTCCATGACTGTCGCGGGCCCCTACTGGATGGCAGATTCTTCAAATCTCGAGGTCGTTCTGACGGTCAAAAAACCCGATTCCGTCACCATAGATCCCCTGGTCAAACTCTACCATAGAATATACGGAATAATACCTTCAAACGGTGTTCTTCTCGTCGACGACGACGGAACGGGTAATTCTCAGGCTCAATACCTGACGGCATTCAACGATCTTAATATTTCTGTTTTAAATTGGAATGTCAGCCAAGAAGGCCTTCCCTCCGACACTTTATTGTACGTGACGAAAGCCGTTTTCTGGGTGACGGGCACAAGAGACAATCCTCTTACGTCGGACAGACGGGAAAAGATAAGATTTGCTCTTGAAAACGGGATTCCGGTCGCTATATTTTCTCCAAAAACACCGTCACAGCTCCAGGGGACAGCGTTTTTATCCGACACTCTTGGATTTACATATTCCGGCGGGACTACATCCGACACACTGTTTCAGGGTGTAACCGGAGACCCTATAGGCAAGGGTTGGCGGTGGTTCAACATACCAACACACAACAGCGCGACCCTCTCGCCCGTCGCAGGCAGCGGCACCGGGTGCATCCATTGGAACACAGGGAATTTTGGCGTTGTAAGAAGCGACAATTTTCAGTCGGTTTTCTCTTCCATAGACCTGCAGTATATCTACAACATGCAAGGATACTCCACAAAAATGCTCCTTATCGCCAATATCCTGAACTATTTCGGCATCGCGACTCCTGTAGCCGTCGAAGAGATAGCCGAAACTCCCGTCCGGATAAGCACCACAGCAATAGATGTCCGGTATCTCCCGGGCACCGGCATTTTCCTCCATGCCGCATCGCCTGTCCGGACAGACCTTTCCGTATACGACATAACCGGCAGAGAGGTGATGAGCTGGAACTTTGAAGGAGAACTCGAAGTCAGGTGGACAGGTCTGAGCAATGACGGCGCTGTTTTACCTTTCGGAAGGTATTTTGCGGTCCTTAAAGAAGGCGGAGTTCAAAAACAGATAATATTTCTGCAATAA